One Diabrotica virgifera virgifera chromosome 3, PGI_DIABVI_V3a genomic window carries:
- the LOC126882630 gene encoding uncharacterized protein LOC126882630 has protein sequence MLTKLIQLIATILGLIQNKYNDEKLRKGLIECRKAIKMIHDRMRFAKTIGEKQHLEAQMRQVRTLSKQLKAEQKKGAGLNTRPETAKRRVHWEDSVSTFNSRIQTGVISNLKHKDPGSFLVDCKALFKRRIQTALKNNAAVKVNIAFGGEFEIAQGDKMINETKYFTTSNSAIYRDTNLDEWFEKKVVEPINRDLEEFQERDSGWALKAVVNLGVNINKFTPQLGSSYIELPPQIKIKQACINVKNDDDACFAWAVISALYPCQNNSALMSSYPHYSQVLKLKGIQWPMTAKQIPNFEKQNNISINVYILKKEKKNYTTLPTFLTKNKKDKNVNLLLIQDKYDEQGPLKYHYVWIKNLSRLLSKQLSNEDGTKYFCDGCLHYFRSQEKLNVHKTCCKGRSDVLCDRCLQPFLSSTQLEAHINDCERINETAIKMPEESHKMLKFKNFRNKLKAPFAVYADLESVLEHSAEKTTYQKHIPAAVGYYFKCSYDDSLSFYKSYRGKDCMKWFADELNQLAEDVSTVFMCPFDINMTFQQESDFQAATHCHICEQRFSLSDKKMRDHNHLIPENNYRFASHEGCNINYKDAHTIPVIFHNLSGYDAHFIINDIATHIKGPVDLLPITKEKYISFTKHINDARIKFRFIDSFRFMASSLDKLSSYLTEYPNLRSQYVFLPEEQFNLLTVKGIMPYDYIDSFDRFIETCLPPIEFFYNKLEDKPCPRRHYHRALQVWSSFSCSSLGDYVDLYMKTDILLLADVFERFRSSCLETYNLDPAHYFTLPGFTWDAMLNYTKQELELLTDPDMHLFVERGIRGGLSQVCSKRRVHANNKYMASYDPSKPDSYLMYFDVNNQYGWAMSQYLPYGGFEWSDTNINVLSIPDDSSEGCILEVDLEYPQHLHDRHKDIPFCPQSLNPKTMKPPKRPRELTKLMATLHDKERYIIHYRALKQALAHGLILKKIHRVLKFKQSPWLKSYIDLNTNLRKAAKNEFEKNLFKLMNNAVFGKTLEGVRRRVDIKLLTEWEGRYGAEARISSPLFKNATIFNENLIAVEMHRAEIWLVKPIYVGMSILDLAKTTIYDFQYGYLASRFGENFSTCYTDTDSVIVEIREKDPYEAMIHDCYKYFDTSDYPKDNIYGIPLVNKKVLGIMKDENNGCIMTDYIGLRSKLYTTKAATTDVDIKKLRGKLKEQEYDDDEVDNIIRNYGVTKKAKGVKKSVVNTKITFEDYVECSDTFTAKVTSQNLIRSDKHKVYSITQSKIALSPNDDKRHHIQGSYDTLPFGHYLIDTLEMDID, from the coding sequence ATGTTAACTAAACTTATTCAGTTAATTGCAACCATCTTAGGTTTAATTCAAAACAAGTATAATGATGAAAAGTTAAGAAAAGGGTTGATAGAGTGTAGGAAAGCGATTAAAATGATTCATGATAGAATGAGGTTTGCAAAGACGATTGGCGAAAAGCAGCACCTCGAAGCTCAGATGCGGCAGGTGAGAACGTTGAGTAAGCAACTGAAGGCTGAACAAAAGAAGGGGGCGGGACTTAACACTCGTCCGGAGACTGCAAAGCGTAGGGTACATTGGGAAGACTCTGTATCTACATTTAATTCAAGAATTCAGACTGGAGTCATTTCGAACCTTAAACACAAGGACCCAGGTAGTTTCCTGGTTGATTGCAAAGCTCTGTTCAAGCGACGAATCCAGACTGCCTTAAAAAATAACGCTGCAGTAAAAGTTAACATAGCATTTGGAGGAGAATTTGAGATTGCTCAAGGCGATAAGATGATAAATGAAACCAAGTACTTCACTACTTCAAACTCAGCCATTTATAGAGACACCAATCTTGATGAATGGTTCGAGAAAAAAGTAGTGGAACCCATCAACAGAGACTTGGAAGAATTCCAAGAGAGAGATAGTGGCTGGGCACTTAAAGCTGTTGTTAACCTAGGggtgaatataaacaaatttacaCCACAGCTTGGCTCCTCATATATTGAACTTCCCCCTCAGATAAAAATAAAACAGGCATGCATTAATGTTAAAAACGATGACGATGCATGCTTTGCATGGGCTGTCATATCGGCATTATATCCTTGTCAGAATAACTCCGCTTTAATGTCATCTTACCCACACTACTCCCAAGTGTTGAAACTTAAAGGTATTCAGTGGCCAATGACCGCCAAACAGATTCCTAATTTTGAAAAGCAGAATAATATATCGATTAAtgtttacattttgaaaaaggagaagaagaactATACGACTCTCCCTACCTTCCtaacaaaaaacaagaaggatAAAAATGTGAATCTGCTTTTGATACAAGATAAATATGATGAGCAAGGTCCCCTTAAATATCATTACGTTtggataaaaaatctatctcGCCTCCTTTCCAAGCAGCTTAGCAATGAAGATGGAACAAAATATTTCTGTGATGGCTGCCTCCATTACTTTCGATCGCAAGAAAAGTTGAATGTTCATAAGACATGCTGCAAAGGGCGATCAGATGTTCTCTGTGATAGGTGTTTACAACCATTTTTATCGTCTACACAGCTAGAAGCTCACATCAACGATTGTGAAAGAATAAATGAAACAGCCATTAAAATGCCTGAAGAAagccataaaatgttaaaatttaagaATTTCAGGAATAAACTAAAAGCCCCCTTCGCGGTATACGCAGATCTTGAAAGCGTTTTGGAACATAGTGCTGAAAAAACTACCTATCAAAAACATATACCTGCTGCCGTTGGGTATTACTTTAAATGTTCCTATGATGATTCTCTGTCATTTTATAAATCATATCGTGGAAAAGATTGCATGAAATGGTTCGCAGATGAACTAAATCAGCTTGCTGAGGATGTTTCTACGGTGTTTATGTGTCCGTTTGATATTAATATGACATTTCAGCAAGAGAGTGATTTTCAAGCAGCCACTCATTGTCATATTTGCGAGCAGCGCTTCTCCCTCAGTGATAAGAAAATGCGAGACCATAATCACCTGATCCCAGAAAATAATTATAGATTTGCATCTCATGAAGGCTGTAATATTAATTACAAAGATGCTCACACTATCCCTGTGATATTTCATAACCTCAGTGGATATGACGCGCATTTCATTATTAATGATATTGCTACTCACATCAAAGGTCCTGTAGATCTTCTTCCTATTACTaaggaaaaatatatttctttcaCTAAACACATTAATGATGCTCGAATTAAATTTCGTTTCatcgatagttttcgatttatggCGTCTTCTCTCGATAAGCTCTCTTCTTATTTGACCGAATATCCTAATCTCCGCTCTCAATATGTTTTCCTTCCCGAGGAGCAGTTCAATCTTCTTACTGTGAAAGGTATCATGCCTTATGATTATATTGATTCTTTCGATCGTTTTATTGAAACATGTCTGCCGCCTATCgagtttttttataataaacttgaGGATAAACCTTGTCCTCGCCGCCATTATCATCGCGCTCTCCAAGTCTGGTCCTCATTCTCTTGTTCTTCTCTCGGAGATTACGTCGATCTCTACATGAAAACCGATATTCTTCTTCTTGCCGACGTTTTCGAACGGTTCCGCTCCAGTTGTCTCGAAACATATAATCTTGACCCCGCTCATTACTTTACTCTGCCTGGATTCACGTGGGATGCGATGCTTAACTATACAAAACAGGAACTTGAACTTTTAACTGATCCAGATATGCATTTGTTTGTGGAGCGTGGCATTCGTGGTGGTTTGAGTCAAGTTTGCTCGAAACGTCGTGTTCATGCTAATAACAAGTACATGGCATCTTACGACCCATCGAAGCCCGACTCCTATCTGATGTATTTCGATGTCAATAATCAATATGGGTGGGCAATGTCACAATATCTTCCATATGGAGGTTTCGAGTGGTCTGATACTAACATCAACGTTCTTAGTATTCCGGACGATTCTTCTGAAGGGTGCATTCTCGAGGTCGATCTGGAGTACCCTCAACATCTCCATGATCGTCATAAAGACATCCCATTCTGTCCCCAATCCTTGAACCCGAAAACTATGAAACCTCCTAAACGTCCGCGAGAGCTGACCAAATTAATGGCTACCCTTCATGATAAAGAAAGATATATAATTCATTACAGAGCCTTGAAGCAAGCGCTAGCTCATGGATTAATACTAAAAAAGATTCATCGAGTCTTGAAATTTAAGCAGTCTCCTTGGTTAAAGTCATACATCGACTTGAATACAAATCTCCGGAAGGCAGCAAAAAATGAGTTTGAAAAGAATCTGTTTAAGCTTATGAACAATGCAGTGTTTGGTAAGACTTTAGAGGGTGTGCGCAGGCGCGTTGATATTAAATTGCTGACAGAGTGGGAGGGTCGTTATGGAGCTGAAGCTAGAATAAGTAGCCCCCTGTTTAAAAACGCTACTATCTTTAATGAAAATTTGATTGCTGTTGAGATGCATAGAGCGGAAATATGGTTAGTTAAACCGATTTATGTTGGAATGAGTATTTTAGACTTGGCGAAAACGACCATATATGATTTCCAATATGGCTACTTAGCTAGCAGGTTCGGAGAAAACTTTTCGACCTGCTATACCGATACTGATAGTGTGATCGTGGAGATACGGGAAAAAGACCCGTATGAAGCAATGATACATGATtgctataaatattttgataCCTCAGACTATCCTAAAGACAACATTTACGGCATCCCTCTGGTTAATAAGAAGGTATTGGGCATAATGAAAGATGAGAATAATGGCTGCATTATGACCGACTACATAGGACTCCGATCGAAATTATACACGACAAAAGCAGCTACCACAGATGTTGACATTAAAAAGCTGAGGGGGAAGTTGAAAGAACAAGAGTATGACGATGATGAAGTTGATAATATTATACGAAATTATGGTGTGACAAAGAAGGCGAAGGGGGTAAAGAAATCTGTAGTAAATACTAAAATTACTTTTGAGGACTACGTAGAATGTTCAGATACCTTTACAGCAAAGGTCACCTCACAAAATCTTATACGCTCTGATAAACACAAAGTTTATTCTATAACTCAAAGTAAGATTGCGCTAAGCCCCAATGATGATAAAAGACATCACATTCAGGGTTCTTATGATACGCTTCCCTTTGGGCACTATTTAATTGATACTCTTGAGATGGATATTGATTAG